A window of Polaribacter litorisediminis contains these coding sequences:
- the rpsM gene encoding 30S ribosomal protein S13 translates to MARIAGIDIPKNKRGVIALTYIFGIGNSRAKKVLADAKVDESIKVQDWTDDQIAAIREQVGSFTIEGELRSEVQINIKRLMDIGCQRGIRHRLGLPLRGQRTKNNSRTRKGKRKTVANKKK, encoded by the coding sequence ATGGCAAGAATAGCAGGTATTGATATTCCAAAGAATAAAAGAGGTGTTATCGCTTTAACTTACATCTTTGGTATAGGAAACAGCAGAGCTAAAAAAGTTTTAGCAGACGCAAAAGTTGACGAAAGTATTAAAGTTCAAGACTGGACTGATGATCAAATCGCAGCAATTAGGGAGCAAGTGGGTTCTTTCACTATTGAAGGTGAATTACGTTCTGAGGTGCAAATAAACATCAAACGATTGATGGATATTGGTTGCCAAAGAGGAATTCGTCATAGATTAGGTCTTCCTTTAAGAGGACAAAGAACAAAGAACAATTCTCGTACTAGAAAAGGGAAGAGAAAAACTGTTGCGAACAAGAAAAAATAA
- the rpsK gene encoding 30S ribosomal protein S11: protein MAKASAKKRKVIIDAIGEAHVTASFNNIIISLTNKKGDVISWSSAGKMGFRGSKKNTPYAAQLAAEDCANVAKEAGLRKVKVYVKGPGNGRESAIRSIHNSGIEVTEIIDVTPIPHNGCRPPKRRRV from the coding sequence ATGGCGAAAGCAAGTGCAAAAAAACGTAAAGTAATTATTGATGCAATAGGAGAAGCGCATGTAACTGCATCTTTTAATAACATTATTATTTCTTTAACAAATAAAAAGGGTGATGTTATTTCTTGGTCATCTGCGGGTAAAATGGGTTTTAGAGGTTCTAAAAAGAACACTCCATATGCAGCTCAATTGGCAGCAGAAGATTGTGCAAATGTTGCAAAAGAAGCAGGTTTACGTAAGGTAAAAGTTTACGTAAAAGGACCAGGTAATGGTAGAGAATCTGCTATTCGATCTATTCATAATTCAGGTATTGAAGTTACAGAAATTATTGATGTAACACCAATTCCTCATAATGGATGTCGTCCACCGAAAAGAAGAAGAGTTTAA
- the rpsD gene encoding 30S ribosomal protein S4 has translation MARYTGPKTKIARKFGEAIFGEDKNFEKRNFPPGQHGNARRRGKKSEYATQLMEKQKAKYTYGILERQFSNLFKKASASQGITGEILLQLCEARLDNVVYRMGISNSRSGARQLVSHRHITVNGEIMNIPSYSLQEGDVVAVREKSKSLIAIENALASNSNVYEWLTWNADKKEGTFVKVPERLQIPENIKEQLIVELYSK, from the coding sequence ATGGCAAGATATACAGGACCAAAAACTAAAATTGCTCGTAAATTTGGCGAGGCAATCTTCGGAGAAGATAAAAATTTCGAAAAAAGAAATTTCCCTCCAGGACAGCATGGAAATGCAAGAAGAAGAGGAAAAAAATCAGAATATGCTACTCAATTAATGGAGAAGCAAAAAGCAAAGTATACGTATGGTATATTGGAGCGTCAATTTAGTAATTTGTTTAAAAAGGCATCAGCTTCTCAAGGAATTACTGGTGAAATCTTATTACAATTATGTGAAGCTCGTTTAGACAACGTTGTTTATAGAATGGGTATTTCTAACTCACGCAGCGGAGCGCGTCAATTAGTATCTCACAGACATATTACTGTAAATGGAGAAATTATGAATATCCCATCTTATAGTTTACAAGAAGGAGATGTAGTGGCAGTTAGAGAAAAATCTAAATCATTAATAGCTATTGAAAATGCATTGGCTTCTAACAGTAATGTATACGAATGGTTAACTTGGAATGCTGATAAGAAAGAAGGTACTTTTGTTAAAGTTCCGGAAAGATTACAAATCCCAGAGAATATTAAAGAACAATTAATCGTAGAATTATATTCTAAATAA
- a CDS encoding DNA-directed RNA polymerase subunit alpha: MAILNFQKPDKVIMIESTDFTGRFEFRPLEPGFGLTVGNALRRVLLSSLEGFAITSLRIDGVEHEFSTISGIVEDVTEIILNLKQVRFKKQIEETDRETVSVSISGQEQFTAGDLQKFISGFQVLNPDLVICNMEQSVKLNAEITIEKGRGFVPAEENKKSSAPIGTIFTDSIYTPIKNVKYAIENFRVEQKTDYEKLVFDIDTDGSINPKDALTEAAKILIHHFMLFSDERITLEADEIAQTETYDEESLHMRQLLKTRLIDMDLSVRALNCLKAAEVDTLGDLVSFNKSDLMKFRNFGKKSLTELEELVIVKGLSFGMDLTKYKLDRD; the protein is encoded by the coding sequence ATGGCAATATTAAATTTTCAAAAGCCCGATAAAGTAATAATGATTGAATCTACAGATTTTACTGGTAGATTTGAATTCAGACCTTTAGAACCAGGTTTTGGTTTAACTGTTGGTAATGCCTTAAGAAGAGTACTTTTGTCTTCTTTAGAAGGTTTTGCAATAACCTCTTTAAGAATAGACGGTGTAGAACATGAATTTTCTACTATTAGTGGTATTGTAGAGGATGTTACAGAAATAATTTTAAACTTAAAGCAAGTTCGTTTTAAGAAGCAAATAGAGGAAACAGACAGGGAAACTGTCTCTGTTTCAATTTCTGGTCAAGAGCAGTTTACTGCGGGAGATTTACAGAAATTTATTTCAGGTTTTCAAGTTTTGAATCCTGATTTAGTTATTTGTAACATGGAACAATCTGTAAAATTAAACGCAGAAATTACTATAGAAAAAGGAAGAGGATTTGTTCCTGCTGAAGAGAATAAAAAATCATCAGCACCGATAGGAACGATCTTTACAGATTCTATATACACTCCGATTAAAAATGTAAAATATGCAATCGAGAATTTTCGTGTAGAGCAAAAAACGGATTATGAAAAATTAGTTTTCGATATCGATACGGATGGTTCAATTAATCCAAAGGATGCATTAACAGAAGCTGCAAAAATTTTAATCCATCACTTTATGTTATTCTCTGATGAGCGTATCACTTTAGAGGCAGATGAAATTGCACAGACAGAAACATATGATGAAGAGTCATTGCATATGCGTCAATTATTAAAAACTAGATTAATCGATATGGATTTATCTGTAAGAGCTTTAAACTGTTTAAAGGCTGCAGAAGTGGATACATTAGGAGATTTAGTTTCTTTTAATAAAAGCGATTTAATGAAGTTTAGAAACTTTGGAAAAAAATCTTTAACAGAATTAGAGGAGTTGGTTATTGTTAAAGGATTAAGTTTTGGAATGGACTTAACAAAATACAAATTAGATAGAGATTAA
- the rplQ gene encoding 50S ribosomal protein L17, producing MRHGKKFNHLGRKTAHRKAMLANMSCSLIEHKRINTTVAKAKALRVFVEPLITKSKSDTTHNRRVVFSYLRDKFAVTELFREISVKVADRPGGYVRIIKLGNRQGDNAPMAMVELVDYNEIYNPKGTKAKKTTRRGRSKKSETPQVEESTTEEKSEE from the coding sequence ATGAGACACGGAAAGAAATTTAATCATTTAGGAAGAAAGACAGCGCACAGAAAAGCGATGTTAGCAAATATGTCATGTTCTCTAATAGAACATAAACGTATTAACACAACAGTTGCAAAAGCAAAAGCGTTAAGAGTTTTTGTGGAGCCGTTAATTACAAAGTCTAAATCGGATACTACGCACAATAGACGTGTTGTTTTTTCTTATTTACGTGATAAGTTTGCAGTTACAGAATTGTTCAGAGAAATATCTGTAAAAGTTGCAGATAGACCAGGAGGGTATGTTCGTATTATCAAATTAGGAAATCGTCAAGGAGATAATGCACCTATGGCAATGGTTGAACTTGTAGATTATAACGAAATTTATAATCCAAAAGGAACTAAAGCCAAGAAAACTACAAGAAGAGGAAGAAGTAAAAAGTCAGAAACTCCTCAAGTAGAAGAATCAACAACAGAAGAAAAATCTGAAGAGTAA
- the carA gene encoding glutamine-hydrolyzing carbamoyl-phosphate synthase small subunit, giving the protein MKYQTRKKALVLLADGTIFYGKSVGIEGTSTGEICFNTGMTGYQEIFTDPSYFGQLMVATNAHIGNYGVNDLEVESEGIKISGLICRNFSFTHSRVDSDGNLKDWFMEHNIVAISDVDTRALVSYIRDHGAMNAIISTEIDDIDSLKKQLVKVPSMEGLELASKVSTKEPYFVGDENAEFKISALDIGIKKNIIRNLVKRGAYVKVYPYNASFEDLSSFNPDGYFISNGPGDPEPLIEAQEVAKEIIKRDLPLFGICLGHQVIALANGISTYKMHNGHRGINHPVKNLLTGKGEITSQNHGFAINREETEANEHVEITHIHLNDHTVAGIRLKNKNTFSVQYHPEASPGPHDSEYLFDQFMANIVASKKVLS; this is encoded by the coding sequence ATGAAATATCAAACACGAAAAAAGGCTTTAGTCTTATTAGCGGATGGAACAATCTTTTATGGGAAATCAGTTGGAATAGAAGGAACATCAACAGGTGAAATTTGTTTTAATACAGGTATGACTGGGTATCAAGAAATATTTACAGATCCATCTTATTTTGGTCAATTAATGGTTGCAACAAATGCACACATTGGTAATTATGGTGTTAATGATCTTGAAGTTGAGTCAGAAGGAATTAAAATTTCGGGGTTAATTTGTAGAAATTTTAGTTTTACGCATTCACGTGTAGATTCTGATGGGAATTTGAAAGATTGGTTTATGGAGCATAATATTGTTGCTATTTCTGATGTGGATACAAGAGCATTAGTTTCTTATATTAGAGACCACGGAGCTATGAATGCAATTATATCTACAGAGATCGATGATATTGATTCTCTAAAGAAGCAGTTAGTTAAAGTTCCAAGTATGGAAGGTTTAGAATTGGCTTCTAAAGTATCTACCAAAGAACCTTATTTTGTAGGTGATGAAAATGCTGAATTCAAAATTTCAGCATTAGATATCGGTATTAAGAAGAATATTATTAGGAATTTGGTAAAACGAGGGGCGTATGTAAAAGTGTATCCGTATAACGCTTCTTTCGAAGATTTATCTTCTTTTAATCCTGATGGATATTTTATTTCCAATGGACCTGGAGATCCAGAGCCTTTAATTGAAGCCCAAGAAGTAGCAAAAGAAATTATCAAAAGAGATTTACCTTTATTTGGTATCTGTTTAGGACATCAAGTAATTGCTTTAGCAAATGGTATTTCTACTTATAAAATGCATAATGGTCACAGAGGTATCAATCATCCTGTAAAGAATCTCTTAACGGGTAAAGGTGAGATTACTTCCCAGAATCATGGTTTCGCCATCAATCGAGAAGAAACTGAAGCAAACGAACATGTAGAGATTACTCATATTCATTTAAATGACCATACTGTAGCAGGAATACGTTTAAAAAATAAAAATACTTTTTCCGTGCAATATCATCCAGAAGCAAGTCCGGGCCCTCATGATTCTGAATATCTTTTTGATCAATTTATGGCGAATATAGTGGCTTCAAAGAAAGTATTATCATAA
- the eno gene encoding phosphopyruvate hydratase gives MSIIINVHARQIFDSRGNPTVEVDITTESGVLGRAAVPSGASTGEHEAVELRDGGKDYMGKGVLKAVDNVNSIIAEELLGVSVFEQNAIDQLMIDLDGTPNKSKLGANAILGVSLAVAKAAANELGMPLYRYVGGVSANTLPLPMMNIINGGSHSDAPIAFQEFMIMPVKAETFTQAMQMGSEIFHNLKKVLHDRNLSTAVGDEGGFAPTLEGTEDAIETIALAVTNAGYVFGEEIKIALDCAAAEFYVDGQYDYQKFEGDKGVIRSSKEQADYLAELAGKYPIISIEDGMDENDWDGWKYLTEKIGDKVQLVGDDLFVTNVERLSRGIENGIANSILIKVNQIGTLTETIAAVNMAKNSGYTSVMSHRSGETEDNTIADLAVALNCGQIKTGSASRSDRMAKYNQLLRIEEQLAETAYFPKENAFNL, from the coding sequence ATGAGTATTATAATAAACGTTCATGCCCGTCAAATATTTGATTCAAGAGGAAACCCAACAGTCGAAGTAGATATAACCACAGAAAGTGGGGTTTTAGGTAGAGCCGCAGTTCCTTCTGGAGCCTCTACAGGAGAACACGAGGCAGTAGAGTTGAGAGATGGTGGTAAGGATTATATGGGTAAGGGAGTTTTAAAAGCTGTGGATAATGTAAATAGTATCATTGCGGAAGAGCTTTTAGGAGTTTCTGTATTTGAACAGAATGCCATTGATCAATTAATGATAGATTTAGATGGAACACCAAATAAATCTAAATTAGGAGCAAATGCAATTTTAGGTGTTTCTTTAGCAGTAGCAAAGGCAGCTGCAAATGAGTTAGGAATGCCTTTATATAGATATGTTGGAGGGGTTTCAGCAAACACTTTGCCTTTACCAATGATGAATATAATCAATGGAGGTTCACATTCTGATGCACCTATTGCATTTCAAGAATTTATGATAATGCCCGTTAAAGCTGAAACTTTTACTCAAGCAATGCAAATGGGTTCTGAAATTTTTCATAATCTAAAGAAAGTTTTACACGATAGAAATTTATCTACAGCAGTTGGTGATGAAGGTGGTTTTGCGCCAACTCTAGAGGGTACTGAAGATGCTATTGAAACCATTGCCCTAGCAGTTACAAATGCAGGATATGTTTTTGGAGAAGAAATTAAAATTGCGTTAGATTGTGCGGCTGCAGAATTTTATGTAGATGGCCAATATGATTACCAAAAGTTTGAAGGAGACAAAGGTGTGATTCGTTCTAGTAAAGAACAAGCAGATTATTTGGCAGAACTAGCTGGTAAATATCCTATTATTTCTATCGAAGATGGAATGGATGAAAATGACTGGGATGGTTGGAAATACCTAACTGAGAAAATTGGTGATAAAGTTCAATTAGTAGGTGATGATTTATTTGTTACGAACGTTGAGCGTTTATCAAGAGGAATTGAAAACGGAATTGCAAACTCAATTTTAATTAAAGTAAACCAGATTGGTACCTTAACAGAAACTATTGCGGCAGTAAATATGGCTAAAAATTCGGGTTATACATCTGTAATGTCTCATAGATCTGGAGAAACAGAAGACAACACCATTGCTGATTTGGCAGTAGCATTAAATTGTGGTCAAATTAAAACTGGATCTGCTTCACGTTCAGATAGAATGGCAAAATACAATCAATTATTAAGAATAGAAGAACAGTTGGCAGAAACGGCTTATTTTCCAAAAGAAAATGCGTTCAATCTATAA
- a CDS encoding citrate synthase, whose translation MSDIAKLQIGENSFEFPLIKGTENEVAIDVKSLRNATNGIITIDPGFKNTGSCESAITFLDGEKGILRYRGYPIEQLAEKADFLEVSYALIFGDLPNKEQLDKFHSDIKAHSLVDDDVRKILEAFPKTAHPMGVLSSLTSALTAFNPISVNIESREDMYNAIVRILAKFPVLVGWTMRKKKGLHLNYGKKSLGYVENIMYMMFKEPNEDFQVNPVIKNALDKLLILHADHEQNCSTSTVRIVGSSHAGLFASLSAGISALWGPLHGGANQAVLEMLEAIKADGGDTKKYMAKAKDKNDPFRLMGFGHRVYKNFDPRAKIIKVAADEVLNDLGVEDPILNIARGLEQEALNDPYFVERKLYPNVDFYSGIIYRAMGIPVDMFTVMFALGRLPGWIAQWKEMRLNKEPIGRPRQIYIGENIRPFVDIDKR comes from the coding sequence ATGTCGGATATAGCGAAATTGCAAATAGGTGAAAATTCTTTTGAATTTCCTTTAATAAAAGGAACAGAAAATGAAGTTGCCATAGATGTTAAAAGTTTAAGAAATGCAACCAATGGAATAATTACGATAGATCCAGGATTTAAAAATACAGGTTCTTGTGAAAGTGCAATTACGTTTTTAGATGGAGAAAAAGGGATTTTGCGTTATAGAGGATATCCTATAGAACAATTAGCAGAAAAAGCTGATTTTTTAGAAGTTTCTTATGCTTTAATTTTTGGTGATTTACCAAATAAAGAGCAATTAGATAAATTTCATTCAGACATAAAAGCGCATTCATTAGTAGATGATGATGTTAGAAAAATTTTAGAGGCATTTCCTAAGACTGCACATCCCATGGGCGTTCTTTCTTCATTAACAAGTGCATTAACTGCTTTTAATCCTATTTCGGTAAACATAGAGTCTAGAGAAGATATGTACAATGCTATCGTTAGAATCTTGGCAAAATTTCCTGTTCTAGTGGGGTGGACGATGCGCAAGAAAAAGGGATTGCATTTAAATTATGGAAAAAAATCTTTGGGCTATGTAGAGAATATAATGTACATGATGTTTAAAGAGCCTAATGAAGATTTTCAGGTAAATCCTGTGATTAAGAATGCATTAGATAAATTACTAATTTTACATGCGGATCATGAGCAAAATTGTTCTACCTCTACCGTTAGAATAGTTGGTTCTTCTCATGCCGGTTTGTTTGCTTCACTTTCTGCAGGTATATCAGCGCTTTGGGGGCCTTTGCATGGTGGTGCTAATCAGGCAGTTTTAGAAATGTTGGAAGCGATAAAAGCTGATGGAGGCGATACTAAAAAATACATGGCAAAAGCTAAAGATAAAAATGATCCTTTTCGATTAATGGGCTTTGGGCATAGAGTTTATAAAAATTTCGACCCAAGGGCTAAAATTATTAAAGTGGCTGCAGATGAAGTTTTAAATGATTTGGGTGTAGAAGATCCTATTTTAAACATCGCAAGAGGATTAGAACAAGAGGCTTTAAATGATCCTTATTTTGTAGAAAGAAAACTATATCCAAACGTAGATTTCTATTCAGGAATTATATATAGAGCTATGGGAATTCCTGTAGATATGTTTACTGTAATGTTTGCCTTGGGGCGTTTACCAGGTTGGATTGCTCAATGGAAAGAAATGAGGTTAAATAAAGAACCAATTGGTAGACCACGCCAAATTTATATAGGAGAAAATATAAGACCTTTTGTAGATATTGATAAAAGATAA
- a CDS encoding dimethylarginine dimethylaminohydrolase family protein, with protein MLKLNVKNETAKLRAVVLGIANSNGAIPKPEDCYDPKSLHHVLSGTYPKEENMILEMEGVAKVFEKYNVKVFRPEIIENYNQIFSRDIAFVIDDKLIKANILPDREKEYKAIHEVLEQINPENIIHLPAECHVEGGDVMPWNDYIFIGTYTGKDYADYITARTNIEAVNAIQALFPHKTVKSFELRKSNTNAKDNALHLDCCFQPIGKDKAILHKNGFLIEEEYEWLLNYFGKENVFEITKEEMYNMNSNVFSISENVIISEKNFTRLNTWLRENEFTVEEVPYSEIAKQEGLLRCSTLPLIRDK; from the coding sequence ATGTTAAAACTTAATGTTAAAAACGAAACAGCTAAATTAAGAGCTGTGGTTCTGGGAATTGCAAATAGTAATGGAGCTATTCCGAAACCAGAAGACTGCTATGATCCAAAAAGTTTACATCATGTTTTGTCCGGAACGTATCCAAAGGAAGAAAATATGATTTTAGAAATGGAAGGGGTTGCTAAAGTTTTTGAGAAATATAATGTTAAAGTTTTTAGACCAGAAATCATCGAAAATTATAATCAAATATTCTCTAGAGATATTGCTTTTGTAATCGATGATAAATTGATTAAAGCAAATATTTTACCCGATAGAGAAAAAGAATATAAAGCCATACATGAGGTTTTAGAGCAAATTAATCCTGAAAATATAATTCATTTACCAGCAGAATGCCATGTGGAAGGTGGGGATGTTATGCCATGGAATGATTACATATTTATTGGAACTTACACAGGTAAGGATTATGCAGATTATATTACGGCTCGTACAAATATAGAAGCTGTAAATGCGATACAAGCCTTATTTCCTCATAAAACAGTAAAATCTTTTGAATTAAGAAAATCGAATACAAATGCTAAAGACAATGCATTACATTTAGATTGTTGTTTTCAACCCATAGGTAAAGACAAAGCAATTTTACATAAAAATGGATTTCTTATTGAGGAAGAGTACGAATGGCTTTTAAATTATTTTGGAAAAGAAAATGTATTTGAAATTACAAAAGAAGAAATGTATAACATGAACAGTAATGTGTTTTCAATTTCTGAAAATGTAATAATTTCTGAAAAAAATTTTACAAGACTTAATACTTGGCTAAGAGAAAATGAATTTACAGTTGAAGAAGTGCCATACTCAGAGATAGCAAAGCAAGAAGGTCTTTTAAGATGTTCTACTTTACCTTTAATTAGAGATAAGTAA
- a CDS encoding fasciclin domain-containing protein, protein MKVLKKLLPVLIFAVLFQSCSDDEDVMQTVPTNTIVDVAMANNLTSLVAAATRANLVSTLASEGNFTVFAPTNVAFQELLDSNPAWNTVNDIPVETLEAVLLFHTLDSKVMSTDLSDTYVNTLSTGPNGEALSLQVKVSGGVAFNGDASPTAVDVDATNGVVHVINKVMLPPNVVTLALNNAGFTSLVAALTDSRHTTDFVSVLSGTGPFTVFAPTNDAFQNLLDSNSDWNTLADVPVATLDAVLKYHVVNGLNVQADQLTNGAVPVIGGSITVDLSNGAQIKTTSNQTVNILVGAATNDVQGTNGVIHAIDAVLLP, encoded by the coding sequence ATGAAAGTCTTAAAAAAATTATTACCAGTTCTAATTTTCGCAGTCCTTTTTCAATCTTGTAGTGATGATGAGGATGTTATGCAAACTGTTCCAACAAATACTATTGTTGATGTTGCTATGGCAAACAATTTAACAAGTTTGGTTGCTGCAGCAACACGAGCAAATTTAGTTTCTACTTTAGCTAGTGAAGGAAATTTTACTGTTTTTGCACCAACAAATGTTGCTTTTCAGGAATTATTAGATTCTAATCCTGCTTGGAATACCGTAAATGATATTCCTGTAGAAACTTTAGAAGCTGTTTTACTTTTTCATACTTTAGACTCTAAAGTGATGTCTACAGATTTATCTGACACCTATGTGAACACTTTATCCACAGGACCAAATGGAGAGGCATTATCGTTACAAGTAAAAGTATCTGGGGGTGTTGCTTTTAATGGAGATGCATCACCAACCGCTGTTGATGTTGATGCCACTAATGGCGTTGTTCATGTGATCAATAAAGTAATGTTACCACCCAATGTTGTGACGTTGGCTTTAAACAATGCTGGTTTTACAAGTTTGGTTGCTGCTCTAACAGATAGTAGACATACAACTGATTTTGTATCAGTTTTATCTGGAACGGGACCTTTTACTGTTTTTGCACCAACAAATGATGCTTTTCAAAATTTATTAGATTCTAATTCTGATTGGAATACCTTGGCAGATGTACCCGTTGCTACTTTAGATGCTGTTTTAAAATACCATGTTGTAAACGGATTAAATGTGCAAGCAGATCAACTAACTAATGGTGCTGTACCTGTTATTGGTGGCAGTATTACAGTAGATTTATCTAATGGTGCTCAAATAAAAACTACAAGTAATCAAACTGTAAATATATTGGTTGGGGCTGCAACAAATGATGTGCAAGGAACTAATGGTGTAATACATGCAATTGATGCTGTTCTATTACCATAA